CCACGATCCGCGGTGCGATTGGGGCGTGGGCATCGGTGCTGCCGGTGGGCCGGCCAATCCCGGCGCGGCTCACGCCCGAATCGAGTCCACCGGCCGGAATGCGCGGGACGCAGGGCCGAGCCGGCGTTTGGCACCCATGGCGTCGAGCATCGTGTTGTACAGGTCGAGGCCCTCCGCTCCGACGTCCAGGATCTGCCCGGTCTTGAAGCGTCCGTCGGCTCCCGTGATGGCGTGGAAGACGCCGCTCAACTCCCGCTTCGAGTCGCTGTGGCGTCCGTCGCCGGATTCGGTGGAGATGGTGATCAACGAGTTTTCGAGGAGGGTCCGGCCGTTGGCCTCGCGGGTCTCCGGGGAATCCAGCCGGGCGAGGAAGTAGGCCAGTTCCCGCATCTTCATGTGCGCATGGGCCCGCAGCGCCTCGTTGGGCTTCGCCTCATCAAATTTGTGCCACCACTCGTGGCTGCATCCGGCCGAGCCCGAGGCGTTGTGCTGCGCGGCGTCGTCGAAGTGGAACACGCTGCGCCCGTTGTAGGCATAGTCACCCTTAAGCCGGATCCGCTCGCCGGCGGCGAGGAAGGTCAGCGAGCCGATGCGGACGCGGTCCATCTGGATGGCGGTCGCGTAGAGGTCGGCCATGAGGCGCCAGCCCTCAACGAGTTCATCGAGGGTGATGTCAATGCCCTCACCCCCCGGATCGGCCTCGCCCCCGTGGATCAGTTTGGATCGGGGCGGCACCTGCGGTCCGTTCGGATCGCGAGCCTCCGCGGCCTGGGCCCGCTGCTCGAATTCCCGGATGCGGTCGAGGTGATCCGCCACGCGGGCCCTGGAGGCCGCACCAAGCGGCGAGTTGGCTCCGGTGTAGTAGCGGTACTGTTCCATTACGGAGTCGAGCACGCTGCGCCGGAAGCGCTGGCGCTGGACATCCGGTGCCGCTCCTTCCAGTCCGGAGGAGCCAAATACCCGGTCAAACAAATCGCGGGGCTTTTCCTGCATGCCGGCGGCGGGGGTCCCGTCGTCGTTGAAGCTCTGCACGTAGCGGCTGAGCCGGTCGTTGCGGCGGAAGAACGTGCCGGCCAGCAGCGTCGGCACCACGCCCGGTGGGAAGCCGTCCGCGTAGTGCGTCCGGCGGATCACCTGGTCAATGGAGGGGCCGCCGGCACGGGCGGTCCCGTTGGGGGGTTCGGCGGTGAACGCACCCGACGAGCCGTCATAGTGGGCATTGATGCCGGGTTCGTCGCAGCGCACCTGGTCCACACCCCGGAGCAGCAGCAGCCTGCCGGCCAGCGGCTTCAAGGGCTCCAGCACGCCATCGTAGCCTTCCGTCTGCAGCGGCGCCGGAATCCCGAGGCCGAAGAAGAGGTTGAAGGCCCGCACCGGCACGCCGCCCGCCGGCGCGGCGAGCGCCCGGCCCGGGAGCATCTCCTCCAGGAACGGCAGCCCGATGGCGATGGTGCCGGCGCCCTTGAGGAGCGTGCGGCGGCTGATGCGTGGATGTTTCATCTATGGATCGCCGGTTCAGGGGGCTTCGGTGTCGGAGGTCAGCACCAGATCGCTCAGGACGATGGCGCGCAACAGCTCCGGGTACGTGCCGCCCGCCGCCGCGGCACGCCGGTGGATCTGCGTCACGACCGGGGCATCAGCGGCGGTGAGCGGCCGGCCGATGGCAAACTGGATGACCTTGCGCGCCAGGTTTTCGCGGACGCGGTCGTGCGCAGCCAGAAGATCCATGAGCGCGTCGGCAGACGGGTAGGCGACGGGGCGGGCCTCGCCGGGAAAAAGCACTTCGCCGTCTTCGCGCAGCGGATTTCCGTGCTCGTCTCGCTGGTGGTGCACTCCGAGACCGTCGTATTTTTCGAGGGCGAAGGCGAGTGTTTCGAAGCGCCGATGGCAGGCGCCACAGGCGGGGTTCTGCACGCGTTGTTCGGCCGCGCCGCGCTTGGAAAGGCCGGGCCGCGCCGGCACCGGGCGGGTGTCCAGTCCGGGGGGAGGATTGTTCACGGCGCCGCGCAGGATGTCGTTCAGCACAAAAAGACCCCGGGTCACCATGGACGCTTCGTCGCCCCCCACGGTGAGCACGCTGCCCTGGGTCAGCAACCCGCCGCGTCCGGGGATTGCCGAGAGATCGTACCGGGCAAGGGCCACGCTGTCGCTTTCCGGCAGGCCGTAGAACTTCGCCAGACGCGGCGTGGCGTAGGTCACCTGGGCATTCAACAGGTCCGCCAGGGGGCGCCGCTGTTGCCACACGACCTCCTCGAAGAATGCGAGGGTCTCGGCACGCATGTCGGCGGCCAGTTCGGGATCCCACTGTGGAAACTTCGCGGGATTGGGCCGCAGGTTGGCCAGCCGGTCGAGGTCCAGCCATTCGGTGACGAACTGCAGTGAGCGCTTCCGGACACGCGGGTCGCCGAGCATCCGCCCGACCTGGGCCTCGACCTGGCGCCGGTCGTACAAGGCGCCGGTCCCGGCCGCGTGCATCAACTCGCGATCCGGCGGTGCTCCCCAGAGGGTGTAGCTGAGCCGCGACGCCAGTTCGAAATCCCCCACCGGCCAGGCCGTGCCATCACCGCGCTGGTTCTCCATACGATAAAGGAAGCGTGGCGACTGCAGCATCGTCTCGATCACCAGCGCCATGGCTGTGTCGAAATCGCCGTCCTGCGCCGTGACGGCGGTCGCGACGCCCAGGAAGGCACTGATCTCATGGTCCTCCAGCGGACCGCGCAGGAGCCAGTGGCCCACCCGGGCAACCGCCTGACGCAGCGCGTCGGGGGAGGTGTCCGGGTCCGGCGCAAACTCCTTGAGAAACGCCGGCACGTCCAGGCGGTCCACCACGAGCCCGGCCATCTGGGAATAAGCCTCCACGTGGCTGAGATCCACGCCCAGGTTGTAGGCGGTGTTGTTGAAGCCGTCGGCGCGCAGATCCCGGGGCAGGATCTCAATGGCCTCCCGCCCGATCTCGACACCGACGGCGGCGCGGACGGTTTCGATGTATTCCGGCACCGTCAGCCGGCGCAGCGATGCCTGGCGGGTCTGACGGCTCAGCCGGTGCGCGGCGGGATCAATCATCTCCACCGGCCACGCTGCGCCCCCTTCGATCCACTCGCGGAGCAGCGCCTTCTCCCGTGCCGGCAGCGGCGGGCGGTCCTCCGGCATCTCGTCCGACTCGACGAGGGTCCACAGCGCGCTCTTCGCCGCGTCTCCCGGTGCAATCACCGGCCCGCTGCTCCCCCCGGCGAAGGCGGCATGCCGTCGCGAGAGGTCCAGCCTTCCCTTGTGAATTGCCGCGTCGTGACACTCGAGACAGTACCGCGAAAGCAGCGGCGCGATCTCCGCCTCAAAGAGTCGTGCATTGGACGGCTCCAGCACGGCCGCGAGCTCGGAGGACTGAAGGGCGACTTTCGGGTCGGGACCCATCCGAAAATGCGCCTCGACCTCGTGGGGCAGCAGGTCGCGGTTGTAGAGGGCCACCAGGTGATATGTGCCGCGCCAGGGCCGGTCGCCGGACAGTTCGTTCGCGAGTGCCAGCGGATAGGACCCGTCCCAGTTGACCGTGGTGCCCTCGAGGGTTCGCTCAACGCTCAACTGGCCGTCCAGATACAGGCGCGTGCGTCCGTTTCGATCCCGGGTGAACACCACATGGGTGCGGTTGGTGGTCAGGCTGTGGTCAGGAGAACTCGTTGAGGGAATTCCATTGTCGGTCGTCTGCGTCGTCCGCATCCGAACGTCGAACCGGGTGCCGTCCTGACCGAGCGTGAAATTCCGCACGCTGCCGCCCGATGAAATCGTGACGATCCGCGCGGGGCCATCCTGGTGGGTCGCCGCCGGCCGCACCCAGGCCTCCACGGTGAATTTGCCCGACACCCGCACGGCGTCCGAGAGGCGTGTGGCGGAACGTTCCGAACGGATCAACGTCCTGCCGGTCACCTCCAGTCCTCCTTCCGACCAGCGGACGGCATTGGTGTCGCTGATGCGCAGGTTCACCGGGGTGCCCGCACCGGAGACGTCCTTGACGAGAGCGCCCCCGGGCTCGTCGAACCGGTAGAGCGCCAGCAGACCGCTGCGGGAACGTCCGTCAGCATTGAGCGAAGGAACGAACTGGGCCGCGAGGGCCACGAGAGCCAGTGCGGTCAGCGGCCGGAGGGATGGGGGCGGTCGCCGCATCATTCTCCAAGGGACTCAGGCAGGATGGGCAGGGTGGTCCACGGGAAGTCCGACGCAACGACTCCGCGCCCTGTTCACCAACTTCACCCGCCTGCCAATTGTGGACCGCACCGCTGCGCGAGGCGATCCATGCCCCGGGTGCCTCACCGGATCCGGCCGGCCGGCGCGTCACCGGCAGAACCGAATCAATCGAGGACCGGCAGCAGACGGTAGTAGCGCCCATTCAGCGTCCCGGAATCCACATCCACATAGGCCTGCGGGGATTCGGCCAGCGTGAACTGCAGCAGCCGGGTCCACGACTTCAGGTCGTCCGCAGCCTCCAGGAGGTACCGCCGGCCCGTGTCACCGAACATGTCAATGCGGATCAAGCCGCTGACCCGGCTGGCCGTCAGGGTCGGCCCGTCGCCGGCGACGGTGAGGGTGAATGCCGTGGTGGCATCCAGCGGTGGGACCCCGTCGTCCACCACCCGCACTGTGACCGGATGCACCCCCGCCTGATCCTGCCCGGGAGTCCAGAGCAGCCGTCCGGTGGAGGCATCAATGACCATGCCGGCGGGTGCTTCCTCCAGGCTGTACGTCAGGACGTTCGAGGGAAGGTCCGGATCCGATGCCAGTGCCTGAAGGGAAAACGCGAATCCGAAGGGAATGCTGGCGTCGGCGATCCCGCCGAGGGCCGGAGGCAGATTCACCTCACGAACCCTCACCGTGAAGGTCCGGG
Above is a window of Verrucomicrobiia bacterium DNA encoding:
- a CDS encoding DUF1592 domain-containing protein, which produces MRRPPPSLRPLTALALVALAAQFVPSLNADGRSRSGLLALYRFDEPGGALVKDVSGAGTPVNLRISDTNAVRWSEGGLEVTGRTLIRSERSATRLSDAVRVSGKFTVEAWVRPAATHQDGPARIVTISSGGSVRNFTLGQDGTRFDVRMRTTQTTDNGIPSTSSPDHSLTTNRTHVVFTRDRNGRTRLYLDGQLSVERTLEGTTVNWDGSYPLALANELSGDRPWRGTYHLVALYNRDLLPHEVEAHFRMGPDPKVALQSSELAAVLEPSNARLFEAEIAPLLSRYCLECHDAAIHKGRLDLSRRHAAFAGGSSGPVIAPGDAAKSALWTLVESDEMPEDRPPLPAREKALLREWIEGGAAWPVEMIDPAAHRLSRQTRQASLRRLTVPEYIETVRAAVGVEIGREAIEILPRDLRADGFNNTAYNLGVDLSHVEAYSQMAGLVVDRLDVPAFLKEFAPDPDTSPDALRQAVARVGHWLLRGPLEDHEISAFLGVATAVTAQDGDFDTAMALVIETMLQSPRFLYRMENQRGDGTAWPVGDFELASRLSYTLWGAPPDRELMHAAGTGALYDRRQVEAQVGRMLGDPRVRKRSLQFVTEWLDLDRLANLRPNPAKFPQWDPELAADMRAETLAFFEEVVWQQRRPLADLLNAQVTYATPRLAKFYGLPESDSVALARYDLSAIPGRGGLLTQGSVLTVGGDEASMVTRGLFVLNDILRGAVNNPPPGLDTRPVPARPGLSKRGAAEQRVQNPACGACHRRFETLAFALEKYDGLGVHHQRDEHGNPLREDGEVLFPGEARPVAYPSADALMDLLAAHDRVRENLARKVIQFAIGRPLTAADAPVVTQIHRRAAAAGGTYPELLRAIVLSDLVLTSDTEAP
- a CDS encoding DUF1552 domain-containing protein, coding for MKHPRISRRTLLKGAGTIAIGLPFLEEMLPGRALAAPAGGVPVRAFNLFFGLGIPAPLQTEGYDGVLEPLKPLAGRLLLLRGVDQVRCDEPGINAHYDGSSGAFTAEPPNGTARAGGPSIDQVIRRTHYADGFPPGVVPTLLAGTFFRRNDRLSRYVQSFNDDGTPAAGMQEKPRDLFDRVFGSSGLEGAAPDVQRQRFRRSVLDSVMEQYRYYTGANSPLGAASRARVADHLDRIREFEQRAQAAEARDPNGPQVPPRSKLIHGGEADPGGEGIDITLDELVEGWRLMADLYATAIQMDRVRIGSLTFLAAGERIRLKGDYAYNGRSVFHFDDAAQHNASGSAGCSHEWWHKFDEAKPNEALRAHAHMKMRELAYFLARLDSPETREANGRTLLENSLITISTESGDGRHSDSKRELSGVFHAITGADGRFKTGQILDVGAEGLDLYNTMLDAMGAKRRLGPASRAFRPVDSIRA